From Phalacrocorax carbo chromosome 6, bPhaCar2.1, whole genome shotgun sequence, a single genomic window includes:
- the SLC6A8 gene encoding sodium- and chloride-dependent creatine transporter 1 isoform X2 produces the protein MSPVPTDTAAPQPPASPRRDAAAAAAAAAAPAGSGGRGEAEGADPPAAGEERAVTAPLVGPPGPPKAAAPERETWTRQMDFIMSCVGFAVGLGNVWRFPYLCYKNGGGVFLIPYLLIVFVGGIPVFFLEVALGQFMKQGGIAAWNIAPLFKGLGLASMVIVFFCNSYYIMILVWGLFYLVHSLTDTLPWATCGHAWNTEQCAELFHLELCRNGSINASASSGTFNLSCADLASKRSPVIEFWENKVLRLSGDLSEPGDMNWQMILCLVTTWVVVYFCIWKGVKSTGKIVYFTALFPYVVLILLLVHGVTLPGALGGIVYYLKPDWSKLAEAQVWIDAGTQIFFSYAIGLGALTALGSYNRFHNNCYRDAYILAVINSSTSFFAGFVVFSVLGFMASEQGVDISKVAESGPGLAFIAYPKAVTLMPLSPLWATLFFFMLLVLGLDSQFVGVEGFITGILDLFPQPGAGSLRRELTAAVCCVICCLIDLSMVTQGGMYVFQLFDNYSASGITLLWQAFWECVVIAWVYGADRFMDDVARMIGYRPLPFMKWCWAVVTPLVCVGIFVFHVVNYKPLTYNKTYVYPWWGDAIGWVLALSSMLCIPCTVLYKLLRCKGSLRERWQLLTTPIWGHHHLEYLTPEAEAKLLAPEPPKEKAMLFETVI, from the exons ATGTCCCCCGTCCCCACCGACACGGCCGCCCCTCAGCCGCCCGCCTCCCCGCGACGcgacgccgccgccgccgccgccgccgccgctgcccccgcgGGCTCCG GGGGCCGCGGGGAGGCGGAGGGCGCCGATCCCCCCGCGGCGGGCGAGGAGCGGGCGGTGACAGCGCCGCTGGTgggaccccccggccccccgaaAGCGGCCGCCCCCGAGCGGGAGACGTGGACCCGGCAGATGGATTTCATCATGTCCTGCGTGGGTTTCGCCGTGGGGCTGGGCAACGTCTGGCGCTTCCCCTACCTGTGCTACAAGAACGGCGGAG GCGTCTTCCTCATCCCCTACCTGCTCATCGTCTTCGTGGGTGGCATCCCCGTCTTCTTCCTGGAGGTGGCCCTGGGGCAGTTCATGAAGCAGGGGGGCATCGCCGCCTGGAACATCGCCCCTCTCTTCAAGG GTCTGGGGTTGGCTTCCATGGTGATCGTCTTCTTCTGCAACTCCTACTACATCATGATCCTGGTGTGGGGGCTCTTCTACCTGGTGCACTCGCTGACAGACACCCTGCCCTGGGCCACCTGCGGCCACGCCTGGAACACTGAGCAGTGCGCTGAGCTCTTCCACCTTGAGCTCTGCCGCAATGGTAGCATCAATGCCAGTGCCAGCAGTGGGACCTTCAACCTCAGCTGTGCTGACCTGGCCAGCAAGCGCTCGCCTGTCATCGAGTTTTGGGA gaacaaGGTGCTGCGGCTCTCGGGGGACCTCAGCGAGCCAGGGGACATGAACTGGCAGATGATCCTCTGCTTGGTCACCACCTGGGTCGTTGTCTACTTCTGCATCTGGAAGGGCGTCAAGTCGACTGGGAAG ATTGTCTACTTCACAGCACTCTTCCCCTATGTGGTTCTCATCCTGCTGCTGGTCCATGGGGTGACACTGCCTGGGGCACTGGGTGGCATCGTCTACTACCTGAAACCCGACTGGTCCAAGCTGGCCGAGGCACAG GTCTGGATTGACGCTGGCACCCAGATCTTCTTCTCCTACGCCATTGGGCTGGGTGCTCTGACCGCACTGGGCAGCTACAACCGCTTCCACAACAACTGCTACAG AGATGCCTACATCCTGGCCGTGATCAACAGCTCCACCAGCTTCTTCGCTGGCTTCGTCGTCTTCTCTGTGCTGGGCTTCATGGCCTCCGAGCAAGGCGTGGACATCTCCAAGGTGGCCGAGTCTG GCCCCGGGCTGGCTTTCATCGCCTACCCCAAAGCTGTGACATTGATGCCCTTGTCCCCACTCTGGGCCACGCTCTTCTTCTTCATGCTCCTCGTGCTGGGGCTGGACAGCCAG TTTGTCGGTGTGGAGGGTTTCATCACGGGCATCCTGGACCTGTTCCCCCAGCCGGGGGCTGGCTCGCTGCGTCGCGAGCTCACCGCTGCCGTCTGCTGTGTCATCTGCTGCCTCATCGAcctctccatggtcacgcag GGCGGCATGTATGTGTTCCAGCTCTTTGACAACTACTCGGCCAGCGGGATCACACTGCTGTGGCAGGCTTTCTGGGAGTGCGTGGTCATTGCCTGGGTCTATG GTGCCGACCGCTTCATGGACGACGTGGCCCGCATGATCGGCTACCGGCCCCTGCCCTTCATGAAGTGGTGCTGGGCCGTGGTGACGCCGCTGGTCTGCGTG GGCATCTTTGTGTTCCACGTGGTGAACTACAAGCCGCTGACCTACAACAAGACGTATGTGTACCCGTGGTGGGGGGACGCCATCGGCTGGGTCCTGGCACTCTCCTCCATGCTCTGCATCCCCTGCACCGTCCTCTACAAGCTCCTGCGCTGCAAAGGCTCCCTGCGCGAG CGCTGGCAGCTCCTGACCACTCCGATCTGGGGCCACCACCACCTGGAGTACCTGACGCCTGAGGCAGAAGCCAAACTGCTggccccagagccccccaaggAGAAGGCGATGCTCTTCGAGACTGTGATCTGA
- the LOC104051014 gene encoding epidermal differentiation-specific protein-like produces the protein MNRITVYERANFEGLSREFTCDVPDLHELDFGDCIASLKVVGQPWIAYTDPKYEGEPHAFEEGEYPSVARPNSFSALRLVHHDLGDPQITLYERPNFQGACKVVVEETNLAYGYFNDRVASHVVQRGVWLLYQHPGRGGWHCLAWPGERLADYKPELNFQSRLSHLRPLQPGRPLVSARLLWEQKQVESEREVLVDEIEGVNETESEQVLAASSSREYTTTLWQSFHFSNATSLKAGLSFTLIVEASNIFTVQKGHSESSTRRERMEVQLPAKIPPRTVLSIQVLRKEVTLSVPVLLTITQNEAVRTEMGEYRSVSGTNISARYSLKPLPAASTQQAATEGTEQVPGTGMGL, from the coding sequence ATGAACCGGATCACGGTGTACGAGCGTGCCAACTTTGAGGGGCTGAGCCGGGAGTTCACCTGCGACGTGCCTGACCTGCATGAGCTGGATTTTGGGGACTGCATTGCCTCCCTGAAGGTGGTGGGGCAGCCCTGGATCGCCTACACAGACCCCAAGTATGAGGGGGAGCCGCATGCCTTTGAGGAGGGCGAGTACCCCTCCGTGGCACGGCCTAACAGCTTCTCAGCACTGCGCCTTGTGCACCATGACCTGGGGGACCCCCAGATCACCCTCTACGAGCGCCCCAATTTTCAAGGTGCCTGCaaggtggtggtggaggagacCAACTTGGCGTATGGGTACTTCAATGACCGGGTGGCCTCCCATGTGGTGCAGCGAGGTGTCTGGCTGCTCTACCAGCACCCCGGCCGAGGTGGTTGGCACTGCTTGGCATGGCCCGGCGAGCGTCTTGCTGACTACAAACCTGAGCTGAACTTCCAGTCTCGGTTGTCCCACCTGCGCCCGCTGCAGCCTGGGCGGCCCCTGGTCTCGGCACGTCTCCTCTGGGAGCAGAAGCAGGTAGAATCAGAGCGGGAGGTGCTGGTGGATGAGATTGAGGGGGTGAACGAGACAGAGTCAGAACAGGTGctagcagccagcagcagccgggAGTACACCACCACACTCTGGCAGAGCTTCCACTTCAGCAACGCCACCAGTCTCAAAGCCGGGCTCTCCTTCACTCTGATCGTGGAAGCCTCCAACATCTTCACAGTGCAGAAAGGGCACAGTGAATCCAGCACCCGCCGGGAACGCATGGAAGTGCAGCTGCCAGCTAAGATCCCTCCACGCACAGTGCTCAGCATCCAGGTCTTGCGGAAGGAGGTAACACTTTCTGTCCCGGTCCTGCTCACCATCACCCAGAATGAAGCTGTCCGTACGGAAATGGGCGAGTACCGCAGCGTCTCGGGTACCAACATCAGTGCCCGCTATAGCTTGAAGcctctgccagctgccagcacaCAGCAGGCAGCCACTGAGGGGACAGAGCAGGTGCCTggcactgggatggggctgTAG
- the SLC6A8 gene encoding sodium- and chloride-dependent creatine transporter 1 isoform X1, with protein sequence MSPVPTDTAAPQPPASPRRDAAAAAAAAAAPAGSAGGRGEAEGADPPAAGEERAVTAPLVGPPGPPKAAAPERETWTRQMDFIMSCVGFAVGLGNVWRFPYLCYKNGGGVFLIPYLLIVFVGGIPVFFLEVALGQFMKQGGIAAWNIAPLFKGLGLASMVIVFFCNSYYIMILVWGLFYLVHSLTDTLPWATCGHAWNTEQCAELFHLELCRNGSINASASSGTFNLSCADLASKRSPVIEFWENKVLRLSGDLSEPGDMNWQMILCLVTTWVVVYFCIWKGVKSTGKIVYFTALFPYVVLILLLVHGVTLPGALGGIVYYLKPDWSKLAEAQVWIDAGTQIFFSYAIGLGALTALGSYNRFHNNCYRDAYILAVINSSTSFFAGFVVFSVLGFMASEQGVDISKVAESGPGLAFIAYPKAVTLMPLSPLWATLFFFMLLVLGLDSQFVGVEGFITGILDLFPQPGAGSLRRELTAAVCCVICCLIDLSMVTQGGMYVFQLFDNYSASGITLLWQAFWECVVIAWVYGADRFMDDVARMIGYRPLPFMKWCWAVVTPLVCVGIFVFHVVNYKPLTYNKTYVYPWWGDAIGWVLALSSMLCIPCTVLYKLLRCKGSLRERWQLLTTPIWGHHHLEYLTPEAEAKLLAPEPPKEKAMLFETVI encoded by the exons ATGTCCCCCGTCCCCACCGACACGGCCGCCCCTCAGCCGCCCGCCTCCCCGCGACGcgacgccgccgccgccgccgccgccgccgctgcccccgcgGGCTCCG CAGGGGGCCGCGGGGAGGCGGAGGGCGCCGATCCCCCCGCGGCGGGCGAGGAGCGGGCGGTGACAGCGCCGCTGGTgggaccccccggccccccgaaAGCGGCCGCCCCCGAGCGGGAGACGTGGACCCGGCAGATGGATTTCATCATGTCCTGCGTGGGTTTCGCCGTGGGGCTGGGCAACGTCTGGCGCTTCCCCTACCTGTGCTACAAGAACGGCGGAG GCGTCTTCCTCATCCCCTACCTGCTCATCGTCTTCGTGGGTGGCATCCCCGTCTTCTTCCTGGAGGTGGCCCTGGGGCAGTTCATGAAGCAGGGGGGCATCGCCGCCTGGAACATCGCCCCTCTCTTCAAGG GTCTGGGGTTGGCTTCCATGGTGATCGTCTTCTTCTGCAACTCCTACTACATCATGATCCTGGTGTGGGGGCTCTTCTACCTGGTGCACTCGCTGACAGACACCCTGCCCTGGGCCACCTGCGGCCACGCCTGGAACACTGAGCAGTGCGCTGAGCTCTTCCACCTTGAGCTCTGCCGCAATGGTAGCATCAATGCCAGTGCCAGCAGTGGGACCTTCAACCTCAGCTGTGCTGACCTGGCCAGCAAGCGCTCGCCTGTCATCGAGTTTTGGGA gaacaaGGTGCTGCGGCTCTCGGGGGACCTCAGCGAGCCAGGGGACATGAACTGGCAGATGATCCTCTGCTTGGTCACCACCTGGGTCGTTGTCTACTTCTGCATCTGGAAGGGCGTCAAGTCGACTGGGAAG ATTGTCTACTTCACAGCACTCTTCCCCTATGTGGTTCTCATCCTGCTGCTGGTCCATGGGGTGACACTGCCTGGGGCACTGGGTGGCATCGTCTACTACCTGAAACCCGACTGGTCCAAGCTGGCCGAGGCACAG GTCTGGATTGACGCTGGCACCCAGATCTTCTTCTCCTACGCCATTGGGCTGGGTGCTCTGACCGCACTGGGCAGCTACAACCGCTTCCACAACAACTGCTACAG AGATGCCTACATCCTGGCCGTGATCAACAGCTCCACCAGCTTCTTCGCTGGCTTCGTCGTCTTCTCTGTGCTGGGCTTCATGGCCTCCGAGCAAGGCGTGGACATCTCCAAGGTGGCCGAGTCTG GCCCCGGGCTGGCTTTCATCGCCTACCCCAAAGCTGTGACATTGATGCCCTTGTCCCCACTCTGGGCCACGCTCTTCTTCTTCATGCTCCTCGTGCTGGGGCTGGACAGCCAG TTTGTCGGTGTGGAGGGTTTCATCACGGGCATCCTGGACCTGTTCCCCCAGCCGGGGGCTGGCTCGCTGCGTCGCGAGCTCACCGCTGCCGTCTGCTGTGTCATCTGCTGCCTCATCGAcctctccatggtcacgcag GGCGGCATGTATGTGTTCCAGCTCTTTGACAACTACTCGGCCAGCGGGATCACACTGCTGTGGCAGGCTTTCTGGGAGTGCGTGGTCATTGCCTGGGTCTATG GTGCCGACCGCTTCATGGACGACGTGGCCCGCATGATCGGCTACCGGCCCCTGCCCTTCATGAAGTGGTGCTGGGCCGTGGTGACGCCGCTGGTCTGCGTG GGCATCTTTGTGTTCCACGTGGTGAACTACAAGCCGCTGACCTACAACAAGACGTATGTGTACCCGTGGTGGGGGGACGCCATCGGCTGGGTCCTGGCACTCTCCTCCATGCTCTGCATCCCCTGCACCGTCCTCTACAAGCTCCTGCGCTGCAAAGGCTCCCTGCGCGAG CGCTGGCAGCTCCTGACCACTCCGATCTGGGGCCACCACCACCTGGAGTACCTGACGCCTGAGGCAGAAGCCAAACTGCTggccccagagccccccaaggAGAAGGCGATGCTCTTCGAGACTGTGATCTGA